ATAAGTCTTCTTCGATTCTGGTGCGATCGCTCAGCAATGGCGGGATGGTGGGATATACCCTACTGCGGGACATTGACGGGAAACCCGTGATGCTATTGCGAGTTGATATGCCCAAAGAATTTTATCAACAAAGTCAACTTCTTCTGACTTATCTGGTAGTGTCGCTGGGTATATCTACTTTAGTCGTGGGGATCGTGTTCACCGGGGCAACTTTATTTCTGTTAGAAAAATTGCTTCTGTCTCGGCTAGCTTATCTCAGTACGGAGGTTCGGAGCATTGGTACTAAAGGCGATCTGTCAATGCGCGTCTTAATTGCTGGCAGAGATGAATTGTCGCTCTTGGCTCGTACAATTAACTGGATGTTAGAAACTTTAGAGTCATCTTTAAAAGAACTCAAGGCGGAGCAAAAGAAGGCGGAGAGCCTGCTGCACAATATTTTGCCCCAAGTGATCGCCGACCGTTTAAAGAAAGAACAGCATACTATCATTGCCGATAACTTTGCTGAAGTAACGGTTCTATTTGCAGATATCGTTGGTTTTACTCAACTGGCTGCTCATACATCCCCTGTAGAACTGGTCAACTTGCTCAACCAAATATTCTCAGCTTTTGACCAACTCGCTGAACAACATGGGTTGGAAAAAATCAAGACAATTGGGGACGCCTATATGGTGGTTGGCGGTTTACCCATCCTTCGCACGGATCATGCAGAAGCCATTGCCGAAATGGCGCTGGATATGCAAAAAGAAATTACCCGATTCAATGTACTAAATGGCGAAGAGTTCAATATCCGGATTGGCATTAACACTGGCCCGGTTGTCGCTGGAGTGATTGGTTTGAAAAAGTTTATCTACGATTTGTGGGGAGATACGGTTAATACTGCCAGTCGCATGGAATCCCACGGAGTCACAGGTTCTATTCAAGTTACCGCCGCCACTTACCAGCTTTTACAGGACAAATATCAGTGGAAAGAGCGGGGTGCGATCCAGGTAAAAGGAAAGGGAGAAATGACGACTTATCTACTCATCGGCAGAAAAACGGAAAAACTGCTAGTGTGAGCTAGAAGTTTATAGATATCGCTGTTTAGAAAGGCAAAACTTTATGGGTCGCTTAAATCCTTACACGCTACACATGCAGATTACCCGG
This genomic stretch from Coleofasciculus sp. FACHB-1120 harbors:
- a CDS encoding adenylate/guanylate cyclase domain-containing protein, which translates into the protein MKLREKTLLTIGVTVVSLIGVLYVTSSTILLRGFAKLYEREAYRNVQRVQDAFSNYLSEFSVLNDQWAMWDDTYDFIKNGNRRYIDRNLNDISLRSLRSDLILFINSSGQLVFSQSFNLKQRKAIPTPKEIQAYLAANTSLLKNSERLDHYVGIVLLPQGPMAITAGPILNSQGEGPSRGTLILGRYLNTEKVKALSELTHLPITMYLASDPQLPPDFKSVRPALSKMPDKSSSILVRSLSNGGMVGYTLLRDIDGKPVMLLRVDMPKEFYQQSQLLLTYLVVSLGISTLVVGIVFTGATLFLLEKLLLSRLAYLSTEVRSIGTKGDLSMRVLIAGRDELSLLARTINWMLETLESSLKELKAEQKKAESLLHNILPQVIADRLKKEQHTIIADNFAEVTVLFADIVGFTQLAAHTSPVELVNLLNQIFSAFDQLAEQHGLEKIKTIGDAYMVVGGLPILRTDHAEAIAEMALDMQKEITRFNVLNGEEFNIRIGINTGPVVAGVIGLKKFIYDLWGDTVNTASRMESHGVTGSIQVTAATYQLLQDKYQWKERGAIQVKGKGEMTTYLLIGRKTEKLLV